A portion of the Sphaerochaeta pleomorpha str. Grapes genome contains these proteins:
- a CDS encoding ABC transporter ATP-binding protein: METPFFELRDITKYFSKVIANKEVSFTINKGEVLALLGENGAGKSTCMKILYGLYKADEGQILKEGIEQHIASPKDAMALNISMIQQHFSLVPAHTVTENIILGSIHGKIRWKEQEEMVADLAAKYGFAINPKALIRDISVGEQQKVEIIKALYLQANLLIMDEPTAVLTPQEVENLMVFVRTFIKAGNSVIFITHKLKEVMEVADRIIVMREGKVLGDLKKSDTNERELSYLMMDKEIVAPEVPLDAPTETSKVCLRIDHLTLQKKGEVASLQDISFTLSEGEVLGIAGVSGNGQQELCESICGTQIPNSGAVFLGDEEITHLDIRSRINLGIGYVPSDRQRFGMVMDMTLAENMMLKDSYDKKWRRHGFLDSKKLQQYTAAMIEEYAVKAPGPEALAKSLSGGNQQKVIVAREVYNGSRLVIYDQPTRGLDLGAINHVHRTIMKERAKGKGILLISTELSEIFALSDRIAVLYKGKIQGIYKRNELTTHDIGFLMAGYSIGEGTK, encoded by the coding sequence ATGGAAACACCCTTCTTCGAATTACGTGATATAACCAAGTATTTCTCCAAGGTCATTGCAAACAAAGAGGTTTCCTTCACTATCAACAAAGGGGAAGTCCTTGCGTTGCTGGGAGAGAATGGCGCAGGAAAAAGTACTTGTATGAAAATCCTCTATGGACTCTACAAGGCCGATGAGGGACAAATCCTGAAAGAGGGTATCGAACAGCATATAGCATCTCCCAAGGATGCCATGGCTCTGAACATATCGATGATCCAGCAACACTTTTCCTTGGTCCCCGCCCATACAGTTACCGAGAATATCATCCTTGGTAGTATCCATGGAAAGATACGCTGGAAAGAACAAGAAGAGATGGTCGCTGATTTGGCAGCCAAATACGGGTTTGCCATCAATCCAAAAGCTCTTATCAGGGACATTTCAGTAGGCGAACAACAAAAAGTTGAGATAATCAAAGCGTTGTACCTACAGGCCAATCTTCTTATCATGGATGAGCCCACTGCAGTACTTACCCCCCAGGAAGTAGAAAATCTGATGGTTTTTGTCAGGACTTTCATCAAAGCAGGGAATTCAGTCATCTTTATCACCCATAAATTGAAAGAAGTGATGGAGGTTGCCGACCGTATCATTGTCATGCGGGAAGGGAAAGTGTTAGGTGATTTGAAAAAATCAGATACTAATGAGCGGGAACTGTCCTATCTGATGATGGATAAGGAAATTGTGGCACCTGAAGTTCCCTTGGATGCACCAACAGAGACTTCCAAGGTATGCCTTCGAATAGATCACCTGACATTGCAGAAAAAAGGCGAGGTAGCGAGCCTTCAAGATATTTCCTTCACGTTGAGTGAGGGGGAAGTGCTCGGAATTGCCGGCGTTAGCGGTAATGGACAGCAAGAGCTCTGTGAATCGATATGTGGTACCCAGATACCGAATTCGGGTGCCGTTTTTCTGGGAGATGAGGAAATTACGCACTTGGATATCCGTTCTAGGATCAACCTGGGCATTGGCTATGTACCCTCCGACCGCCAGAGATTCGGTATGGTCATGGATATGACCTTAGCCGAAAACATGATGCTCAAAGATAGCTATGATAAAAAATGGCGCCGCCACGGGTTCCTGGATTCAAAGAAATTGCAGCAATATACCGCTGCAATGATAGAGGAGTATGCTGTAAAAGCTCCAGGTCCAGAAGCCCTTGCCAAGAGTCTTTCAGGCGGGAACCAGCAGAAAGTTATTGTGGCAAGGGAGGTTTACAATGGGAGCAGACTTGTAATCTATGATCAACCGACCAGGGGACTTGACCTAGGCGCAATAAATCATGTCCATAGGACAATTATGAAAGAACGTGCAAAGGGGAAAGGTATTTTGCTTATTTCTACCGAATTATCTGAGATTTTTGCCCTTTCCGATAGGATAGCTGTCTTATATAAAGGAAAAATCCAAGGAATTTACAAGCGGAACGAATTGACGACGCATGATATTGGATTCCTTATGGCAGGATATTCGATAGGGGAGG
- a CDS encoding BMP family protein produces MKKVLSVLLISVLVATSVFAGGAKETEASAGNKVKGPADYKMVLVLPGPINDQSWNATNYAGLVKSNTTLGTNMEYVENVQAPDYESTFRNYAERGYDLIMAAGTQFDDAANKVAASYPNTTFCVVNGMMAKGANVAPIFPKEYEASYIASLIAGEVTKKGQFATIGGFPNDAMEKLLDVYEKVAVQLAKDRGITGAKATRAYANSWDDVALGKQMAETMIDNGADVMFVYANQVGLGSIQASREKGITYIGFSGDQTTIAPDTVVASIVFDFETFYSWAIKQYMAGTLEGNKVHMAGIAEGIFYPVYTKNVSADIQKRVAAGIEKAKNGEVDFASMFASK; encoded by the coding sequence ATGAAGAAAGTACTGAGTGTTCTGCTGATTTCTGTATTGGTTGCAACAAGTGTATTCGCAGGTGGAGCGAAAGAGACAGAGGCAAGTGCGGGCAATAAAGTGAAAGGCCCTGCAGATTACAAGATGGTTCTTGTTCTTCCTGGACCTATCAATGACCAAAGTTGGAATGCAACCAACTATGCAGGCCTGGTCAAGAGTAATACGACTTTGGGGACTAATATGGAATATGTCGAGAATGTACAGGCTCCTGATTATGAGTCTACCTTCCGTAACTATGCCGAACGTGGTTATGACTTGATCATGGCTGCTGGAACCCAGTTCGATGATGCCGCGAACAAAGTAGCTGCAAGTTATCCCAATACAACTTTCTGTGTTGTAAACGGAATGATGGCAAAGGGAGCAAATGTAGCTCCGATTTTTCCAAAAGAATATGAAGCAAGTTATATAGCCTCCCTCATTGCAGGTGAAGTGACCAAGAAAGGCCAGTTTGCCACGATTGGAGGTTTTCCAAATGATGCAATGGAAAAGCTTCTCGATGTCTATGAAAAAGTAGCTGTACAGCTTGCAAAGGACCGCGGAATCACAGGTGCCAAGGCAACCCGTGCCTATGCCAATTCCTGGGATGATGTCGCTTTGGGCAAGCAGATGGCTGAAACAATGATTGATAATGGCGCTGATGTCATGTTTGTTTATGCCAACCAAGTAGGCCTTGGATCAATCCAGGCTTCCCGTGAAAAAGGAATTACCTACATCGGTTTCTCAGGCGACCAGACCACCATTGCCCCTGATACGGTAGTAGCCTCGATTGTATTTGATTTCGAGACCTTCTATTCATGGGCTATCAAGCAGTATATGGCTGGAACCCTTGAAGGTAATAAAGTACATATGGCAGGTATTGCAGAAGGAATCTTCTACCCTGTATACACTAAAAATGTAAGTGCCGATATCCAGAAACGTGTCGCTGCCGGTATTGAGAAAGCTAAAAACGGTGAAGTCGATTTCGCTTCCATGTTTGCATCCAAATAA
- a CDS encoding sulfite exporter TauE/SafE family protein codes for MNIAIYLFLIIFAGAFLQANIGFGFPIIVMVFLPSFFPFSTAVTLCQIIAMASTGYLTVLYWKQIQWKTLFPLLIPSILIAGFVTVFSLQVEPGNLKIILGLTLVAISLFFAVFSKKIVIESRVRNGLLMGTLAGFGNGLFGIGGPPVALYLLPSVQDKTQYLATIQAYFFFCNLESIIIRVLNGALVLTDVPLIFLGWMAILVGTVLGLKSFNKIPEAMLKKIVYLFVGASGLWIVIGEMV; via the coding sequence ATGAATATTGCCATTTATTTATTTCTCATAATTTTTGCCGGTGCTTTTTTACAAGCAAATATTGGATTTGGATTTCCTATTATCGTCATGGTTTTCCTTCCTTCTTTTTTTCCTTTCTCAACTGCGGTTACCCTTTGCCAGATCATTGCAATGGCCAGTACTGGGTACCTGACAGTACTCTATTGGAAGCAAATCCAATGGAAGACGTTATTTCCCCTCTTGATACCCTCTATTTTGATAGCAGGCTTTGTTACGGTATTCAGCCTTCAGGTAGAACCAGGCAACCTGAAAATAATCCTTGGGTTGACGTTAGTTGCAATCTCCCTGTTCTTCGCAGTATTCTCGAAAAAGATAGTAATCGAGAGCAGGGTTCGCAACGGATTGCTCATGGGTACCCTTGCCGGTTTTGGAAATGGCTTGTTTGGCATTGGGGGGCCACCCGTTGCGCTCTATCTGTTGCCATCCGTACAGGATAAGACGCAGTATCTTGCCACCATCCAGGCATATTTTTTCTTTTGCAATCTGGAAAGTATCATAATAAGGGTACTCAACGGGGCTTTGGTCCTTACTGATGTTCCTCTCATATTCCTTGGATGGATGGCCATTCTCGTTGGTACAGTACTGGGGTTGAAGTCATTCAACAAAATACCGGAAGCCATGCTCAAGAAAATCGTATACCTTTTTGTCGGAGCGTCAGGTCTCTGGATTGTGATAGGGGAGATGGTTTAG
- a CDS encoding GNAT family N-acetyltransferase: MEHIRKANNQDLPYLYEISLKTALSGLDGTDFFFDPFCVGHYYAAPYLFFEPDLCFVALNQIEQPCGYIVGTSNTEAFNKWMQETWLPPLRAQYKNRTQFKCKSEEQIISLICKGPGEGIWEHVGYPAHMHINLLPDLQGKGLGKGLMLTFFDVLKEKGVSGVHLGVDGRNTHAIGFYEKMGMTILKNLQWGTIFGKHLD, encoded by the coding sequence ATGGAACATATACGAAAGGCAAACAATCAAGATTTACCCTATCTGTATGAGATAAGTCTTAAAACAGCCTTATCAGGTCTCGATGGCACAGATTTCTTTTTTGATCCATTTTGCGTTGGGCATTATTATGCTGCTCCCTATCTCTTCTTTGAGCCTGATTTATGCTTTGTCGCTTTGAATCAAATTGAACAACCCTGTGGTTATATTGTAGGGACAAGCAACACCGAAGCCTTTAACAAATGGATGCAGGAAACCTGGCTGCCCCCATTGAGGGCCCAATATAAAAACAGGACTCAGTTCAAATGCAAATCAGAGGAACAGATAATAAGCTTGATCTGCAAGGGTCCCGGGGAAGGAATCTGGGAACATGTCGGATACCCTGCCCACATGCATATCAACCTATTGCCAGACCTGCAGGGAAAGGGACTTGGAAAAGGCCTGATGCTTACCTTCTTTGATGTATTGAAAGAAAAGGGTGTCAGCGGGGTCCACCTGGGAGTGGACGGCCGCAACACCCATGCTATCGGATTCTATGAAAAAATGGGGATGACTATATTGAAAAACCTACAATGGGGAACCATTTTTGGCAAGCATCTCGACTAG
- a CDS encoding MBL fold metallo-hydrolase RNA specificity domain-containing protein, giving the protein MDITFLGAAQQVTGSCTLLESAGLKILVDCGLPQGNDERESGMDLPFNPESIDYVLLTHAHIDHSGRIPLLVKNGFRGKIFTTPATIDLCEIMLADSGHIQEMEAEWKSRKQRRAGQAGVEPLYTVKDAQKAMMLFQGCDYEKIIDLGRGCKVRFIDAGHLLGSSSLEVWLSEGKELRKIVFSGDIGNFDQPLIKDPVYIDSADFVVMESTYGNRMHKKPLNAMGNSVPTSVRAQELADIIERTFNRGGNVIIPSFAVGRTQEILYLLRVVIEKNLCPSCKKIPVFVDSPLSVKATNVFSGNIFGYMDSEAMELVHKGVNPIVFPSLVTITDAEDSKALNFRKESCVIISSSGMCEAGRIKHHLKHNLWRSECTVLFSGYQAGGTLGRNILDGARHVTIFGEQIDVRCEICELQGISGHADQEGLVKWLTAFKKEPRMSFINHGDKAVAPWFAQFITRTLGLKAYAPEPMERFDLLAEQTFPSCVAVDDSVLPCMRELSEAVALLKHNEELLQSVIERLKKEGAKKDITQKQALRLTNAIVRLASDLEFLGSKWGPDAD; this is encoded by the coding sequence ATGGATATTACATTCCTTGGTGCTGCACAACAGGTTACCGGAAGCTGTACGCTACTCGAAAGTGCCGGCTTGAAAATACTCGTTGACTGTGGTCTTCCACAAGGCAATGACGAAAGGGAATCTGGAATGGATTTGCCTTTTAACCCTGAATCGATTGACTACGTGCTTCTTACCCATGCGCATATAGATCATAGCGGAAGGATACCGTTGCTTGTGAAGAATGGTTTCAGGGGGAAGATTTTTACGACCCCTGCTACGATTGACCTCTGTGAGATTATGCTTGCTGATAGCGGACATATCCAGGAAATGGAGGCTGAGTGGAAGAGCCGAAAGCAAAGACGCGCAGGACAAGCCGGGGTAGAACCGCTCTATACGGTCAAAGATGCACAGAAAGCCATGATGCTGTTCCAGGGGTGCGATTACGAAAAGATTATCGACCTTGGGCGCGGCTGTAAGGTTCGATTCATCGATGCCGGACATCTGCTGGGATCTTCTTCCCTCGAGGTATGGCTTTCAGAAGGAAAAGAGCTACGAAAAATTGTATTTTCAGGGGATATCGGAAATTTCGACCAGCCTTTGATAAAGGATCCTGTATATATCGACAGTGCTGACTTTGTAGTGATGGAATCTACCTACGGTAATCGCATGCATAAAAAACCGTTGAATGCGATGGGGAATTCAGTTCCTACCAGCGTTCGTGCACAGGAACTTGCCGATATTATCGAACGGACATTCAACCGTGGGGGAAATGTAATAATACCTTCCTTTGCTGTGGGCCGAACACAGGAAATACTCTATTTGCTTCGTGTTGTCATTGAGAAGAATCTCTGCCCATCTTGTAAAAAAATCCCTGTTTTTGTCGATAGTCCCCTTTCTGTGAAGGCGACCAATGTTTTTTCAGGAAATATTTTCGGATATATGGATTCTGAAGCCATGGAATTGGTGCACAAGGGAGTCAACCCGATTGTGTTCCCCTCCCTCGTAACCATTACCGATGCAGAAGATTCCAAAGCATTGAACTTTAGAAAGGAAAGCTGCGTAATCATCAGTTCCAGTGGAATGTGTGAAGCAGGCCGTATCAAGCACCATCTCAAGCATAATCTGTGGAGGTCTGAATGCACTGTTCTCTTCAGTGGGTACCAGGCAGGGGGGACATTGGGAAGGAACATCCTGGATGGGGCGAGGCATGTCACCATTTTTGGTGAGCAGATTGATGTGAGATGCGAAATTTGTGAGTTGCAGGGTATCAGTGGCCATGCGGACCAGGAAGGGTTGGTGAAATGGCTGACCGCATTCAAGAAAGAGCCCCGTATGTCCTTTATCAATCATGGGGACAAAGCGGTTGCTCCCTGGTTTGCGCAGTTCATTACAAGGACGCTCGGGCTGAAAGCATATGCACCTGAACCTATGGAGCGTTTTGATTTGCTTGCAGAGCAGACTTTTCCTTCCTGCGTTGCAGTTGATGATTCTGTTCTTCCTTGTATGCGTGAACTTAGCGAAGCTGTTGCTTTGCTCAAACATAATGAGGAACTGCTGCAGAGTGTTATCGAACGGCTTAAGAAAGAAGGTGCAAAGAAAGATATTACACAGAAACAGGCTCTGCGGTTGACTAATGCCATTGTGCGGCTTGCAAGTGATTTGGAATTTCTGGGAAGCAAATGGGGGCCGGATGCAGACTAG
- a CDS encoding lactate utilization protein — MDANKRKNREQQVGRTLKALALNNIKAAFLPSINEVIPMVTSLIEKGESVAVGGSVTLQETGILELLRNGDYIFHDRYKKGLTPEQIRQVFLESFSVDTYLASANAITEHGEIYCVDGTSNRIAAMLYGPKQVVLIVSWDKIVPDLASAIVRVKETAAPANAVRLDIDTYCNKKGKCINPTCNTNNLMALTAGACENTICSNYAVFSRQHFPDRIKVLIVGESLGY, encoded by the coding sequence ATGGACGCAAACAAACGCAAAAACAGGGAACAGCAGGTAGGCCGGACGCTCAAAGCGCTTGCATTGAACAATATCAAGGCAGCCTTTCTGCCTTCAATCAATGAAGTCATACCGATGGTTACTTCACTGATAGAAAAAGGTGAATCTGTTGCAGTCGGCGGATCGGTGACATTACAGGAAACGGGTATCCTTGAACTACTGAGAAACGGTGACTACATTTTTCATGACCGGTATAAAAAAGGGCTTACCCCCGAGCAAATACGGCAGGTTTTCCTTGAAAGCTTCAGTGTCGACACCTATCTTGCAAGTGCGAATGCAATTACCGAGCATGGTGAAATCTATTGTGTAGACGGAACGTCAAACCGGATTGCAGCGATGCTCTACGGGCCAAAACAAGTGGTGCTCATCGTGTCCTGGGATAAGATTGTCCCGGACCTTGCAAGCGCGATTGTGCGGGTTAAGGAAACTGCAGCCCCTGCAAATGCAGTGCGGCTCGACATCGACACCTATTGCAACAAGAAGGGAAAGTGTATCAATCCTACCTGCAATACCAACAATTTGATGGCACTCACAGCAGGTGCTTGTGAAAACACCATATGTTCCAATTACGCTGTCTTCTCACGCCAGCATTTCCCCGATAGAATCAAGGTTTTAATCGTAGGCGAGAGTCTGGGCTATTAG
- a CDS encoding iron-containing alcohol dehydrogenase translates to MTTDFTYYTPTKVIFGKGAERQVGSLIKELHCKKVLVHYGSSSAKKSGLLDRITESLAEAGLEYVTLGGVVPNPRLSLVHEGISLCKREGVDFLLAVGGGSVIDSCKAIGFGLYHEGEVWDFYDEKRKIKGCYPIGSVLTLAAAGSEMSSSSVITNEDGNLKRGINSDSSRCRFSIMNPELTYTLPSYQTMCGAVDIMMHTMERYFLKGNTMDLTDELAEALLVTVKNNAYVLKDNPHDYDGRANMMWASSLSHNGLTGAGNSSPGDWAPHQLEHEMGGMFDVAHGAGLAAIWTSWALYVYKENPSRFARFGKNVFSLEQSGDSEKDALAAIKATTDFFSSIEMPTNFKELGIDPSPAQIEEMAEKCTFFGKRTLGNFMNLEKEDLIAIYKMAAK, encoded by the coding sequence ATGACAACAGATTTTACGTATTACACACCTACAAAGGTAATTTTCGGTAAAGGTGCAGAGCGACAAGTGGGTTCCCTCATCAAAGAGTTACATTGCAAAAAAGTGCTTGTGCATTACGGGTCTTCAAGTGCAAAGAAATCAGGGCTCCTCGACCGAATAACAGAATCACTTGCTGAAGCTGGGCTGGAATACGTAACCCTCGGGGGGGTAGTTCCAAATCCACGGCTCTCACTCGTTCATGAAGGCATCAGCCTTTGCAAGCGAGAAGGTGTAGATTTTCTGCTCGCCGTTGGCGGTGGTTCGGTTATCGATTCCTGCAAGGCAATCGGGTTCGGACTTTACCATGAAGGTGAAGTATGGGACTTTTATGACGAAAAACGAAAGATCAAGGGCTGTTACCCTATCGGTTCAGTATTGACTTTGGCAGCTGCCGGCAGTGAAATGAGCAGTTCCTCGGTTATAACCAATGAAGATGGCAATTTGAAACGTGGCATCAATTCTGATTCCAGCCGCTGTCGTTTTTCGATCATGAATCCAGAGCTTACCTACACGCTTCCCAGCTACCAGACCATGTGTGGGGCCGTAGACATCATGATGCACACCATGGAACGATACTTCCTCAAAGGCAACACCATGGACTTGACCGATGAACTTGCAGAAGCCCTATTGGTTACCGTGAAGAACAATGCATATGTCTTGAAGGACAACCCCCATGATTATGACGGGAGAGCAAACATGATGTGGGCCAGTAGCCTTTCGCACAATGGCCTTACCGGGGCCGGAAACAGTTCCCCTGGCGATTGGGCTCCCCATCAGCTGGAACACGAAATGGGAGGCATGTTCGATGTTGCCCATGGGGCAGGACTTGCCGCCATTTGGACTAGCTGGGCTCTGTATGTCTATAAGGAAAATCCCTCAAGATTCGCACGGTTTGGTAAAAACGTCTTCTCTCTGGAGCAGTCAGGAGATAGCGAAAAAGATGCCCTTGCCGCCATCAAGGCAACAACTGATTTCTTTTCAAGCATAGAGATGCCCACCAATTTCAAGGAACTGGGAATCGACCCAAGTCCGGCGCAAATCGAGGAGATGGCAGAAAAATGTACATTCTTCGGGAAACGCACGCTTGGGAATTTCATGAACCTTGAAAAAGAAGACCTCATTGCAATCTATAAGATGGCAGCAAAATAA
- a CDS encoding SHOCT domain-containing protein, protein MKKTVAFLACILLLCIVPLGAEVIDYTQSTQLIVQKIMDNQGVSTIKQIDPDKVSDAQLERLGDAVMGILIPDEQQHAWMDQMMGGEGSLQLAAKHKWIAYSYLKNDGNLTSAGWGSEMLGSGMMMSGWNNAWYGINGMRGWPLWSGILVFLLVAGIIFLAIVLSIRFFTPGGFSKRGKKASETETPLSILKQRYAKGEITKEEFLEMKETLLK, encoded by the coding sequence ATGAAAAAAACAGTGGCATTTTTGGCTTGCATCCTGCTTCTCTGCATAGTACCGCTCGGTGCCGAAGTAATCGACTACACGCAGTCAACCCAATTGATTGTCCAGAAAATAATGGACAACCAAGGGGTAAGCACAATCAAGCAGATCGACCCCGACAAGGTTTCCGACGCACAGCTCGAACGTCTCGGAGATGCTGTTATGGGAATCCTTATCCCGGATGAACAGCAACATGCCTGGATGGACCAGATGATGGGAGGGGAAGGATCATTGCAATTGGCAGCCAAGCATAAATGGATTGCCTACTCCTATCTAAAAAATGACGGGAATTTGACTTCAGCCGGCTGGGGATCAGAAATGCTGGGGAGCGGTATGATGATGAGTGGATGGAACAACGCTTGGTATGGTATCAATGGGATGAGAGGATGGCCGCTTTGGAGCGGAATTCTTGTTTTTCTGCTTGTTGCAGGGATAATTTTTTTGGCAATAGTATTGTCGATCAGGTTTTTTACCCCTGGGGGATTTAGCAAAAGGGGGAAAAAAGCTTCAGAGACAGAAACACCGCTTTCCATACTAAAACAACGGTATGCAAAGGGTGAAATAACCAAAGAAGAATTTTTGGAGATGAAAGAGACCCTACTCAAATAA
- a CDS encoding PTS sugar transporter subunit IIA: protein MNLLDVLDKDLVKVPLNAIDKLGIIGELVDVVTKAKGYSSQQHDDILNAVLSRESLGSTGIGNGIAIPHAKTDAVDHVSMVVGISRIPVDFSSPDEVKSKIFFLVLAPSKEASAHVELLASIARTCTSQIFRRMLEQSKNRDEVVRLFME from the coding sequence ATGAATTTACTGGATGTTTTGGATAAGGACCTGGTTAAGGTTCCTCTCAACGCAATTGATAAGCTTGGAATCATCGGCGAATTAGTCGATGTAGTTACCAAGGCAAAAGGATATTCTTCCCAGCAGCATGACGATATCTTGAATGCTGTCCTCTCCCGGGAAAGTCTTGGATCAACCGGGATTGGCAATGGGATTGCAATTCCCCATGCAAAGACAGATGCAGTCGATCATGTCAGCATGGTTGTTGGGATCAGCAGGATTCCTGTTGATTTCTCATCCCCTGATGAGGTGAAAAGCAAGATTTTCTTTTTGGTGCTTGCCCCTTCAAAAGAAGCCTCAGCCCATGTTGAGTTGCTGGCTTCCATTGCACGTACCTGTACATCCCAGATTTTCCGCAGGATGTTGGAACAATCGAAGAACAGGGACGAAGTTGTTCGTCTTTTCATGGAATAG
- a CDS encoding universal stress protein: protein MGVPFKDIVVYLDGSESSLTATMYAIKLAKENNAKLTAVYVVNTKALGELVKAGIFVAIERDEYQRDLQSDADRYLRHASKLAQQKEVEIDTVKLEGTVHVVVRALLKEKNADLLVLGGITDIRSRREELASDTDRLMRTSPCPVLVVRDDDDIWFEFES from the coding sequence ATGGGAGTACCGTTTAAGGATATTGTCGTTTATCTGGACGGTTCGGAAAGTTCGTTGACGGCAACGATGTATGCGATAAAATTGGCAAAGGAGAACAATGCCAAGCTGACCGCAGTGTACGTTGTGAATACGAAAGCTCTCGGAGAGCTTGTCAAAGCTGGTATTTTCGTTGCAATTGAGCGAGATGAATATCAGAGGGACCTGCAAAGCGATGCTGACCGGTACCTGCGCCATGCATCGAAGCTTGCCCAACAGAAAGAAGTGGAAATAGACACGGTCAAACTTGAAGGGACTGTTCATGTGGTTGTCCGGGCTTTGCTTAAAGAAAAAAATGCAGATCTTTTGGTCCTTGGGGGAATTACCGATATTCGTTCCAGGCGAGAAGAACTTGCAAGTGATACCGATAGGTTGATGCGAACATCCCCCTGTCCTGTTTTGGTTGTACGTGATGATGATGATATCTGGTTTGAGTTTGAATCGTGA
- a CDS encoding V-type ATP synthase subunit D, with product MDTTLAPTRSNLLKLIDDLKFSQLGYDLLDQKRSILVTELLTLVDQAVDYQSRVDHSLIEAESTLSDSIMHMGRLKVANLSGAVNIEYGVQVGTRRVMGVALPKVDTTFTNHSPYFSSEGTSILAELSIDRYRETLELMGRLAELKVSIMRLAREVKKTIRKVNALEKIVIPNNQQTIDWMRGRIEEQERENFILLKVVKDRMERAKELKDSPAKVMTATVVDDTMKKGGSHGSTV from the coding sequence GTGGACACTACGCTAGCTCCCACCAGGAGCAACCTGTTGAAATTGATAGATGACTTGAAATTCTCCCAGCTGGGTTATGATCTGCTCGATCAAAAACGTTCGATTCTCGTTACTGAGCTTTTGACTTTGGTTGACCAGGCTGTTGACTACCAGAGTAGGGTAGACCATTCTCTCATTGAGGCTGAATCCACCCTTAGCGATTCCATAATGCATATGGGGCGACTGAAAGTAGCCAACCTCAGCGGGGCTGTAAATATTGAGTATGGAGTACAAGTAGGAACCAGACGCGTAATGGGGGTGGCTCTGCCAAAAGTAGATACTACCTTCACCAACCATAGCCCGTATTTTAGCAGTGAAGGGACAAGTATCCTTGCTGAGCTTTCGATTGACAGATACCGGGAGACCCTTGAACTGATGGGTAGGCTTGCTGAATTGAAAGTTTCGATTATGCGTCTGGCCAGGGAAGTAAAGAAGACTATCCGAAAGGTTAATGCCTTGGAAAAGATTGTCATCCCCAACAACCAACAGACAATTGATTGGATGCGAGGTCGTATCGAGGAACAGGAGCGTGAAAATTTCATACTTCTGAAAGTGGTCAAAGACCGCATGGAACGGGCAAAAGAGTTGAAAGATTCCCCTGCCAAGGTGATGACTGCGACTGTCGTTGATGATACGATGAAAAAAGGAGGTTCTCATGGGAGTACCGTTTAA